From the genome of Prionailurus bengalensis isolate Pbe53 chromosome D1, Fcat_Pben_1.1_paternal_pri, whole genome shotgun sequence:
CAATCCAGGACCTGGTGTGGCCCAAATTCAcgtcccacccccccatcccccccgccCAGAACCCCAACAAGAATCCATGCCCAAATCTAAAGTCACAGACCCGGTTtggtgtattcattcattcattcattcattcattcttttaaccaagttttattaagcacctattctGTACCAGTagcaaaattaagaaatgtaCTTAAATTGGCATGGGAGCAAACTTCAACACAAGCCCGTATTTACGGGTGGATCAATGAGACCCAAATCCTTTCTGGCAAGAAGCTGGCAAAAAAGCCCAGCCTGACCTGGGCGTGGAGCCGTCGTCACCCAGTATATGCTTTGACTTGCAGGGTCCTCGAGTCAGGTGGCACGTTAAGGGGACTGAGATGCAGCTACCTCTCTTTCAGGACCGAACAGAGAGACGCGACCTGCCTTTCGCCACCCAGCCAgcacccagccacccagccacGCAGCCAGCGCACGGCTTGAACGGGGCTGGGAGTTAAGTTTACAGCCATACCTGCCTGTGCCTCTGTCCCAGGCACACTCAAACTCTCCCCAGAACCAAGATGAGCGCCTTCCAGGTAGCCCTTGTCCGGTGCCGCCCCGGAGGAACAGTGCTGGCAAGACTGAGAAGGTCCCGCCCAAGAGGGTTAAGCCGGCTCCCGAGAGGCCTTGCGCTGGGCgccatcttttctctcctccttgaCTAAgcgggcctgggggagggagggggcagctccCTACGTCATCGGCGCGCGCCGCCGCGGCCTGGGTCGCGGAGTGATGATGTACACAGTACCCTCCGCCCCCCGGACTGTCAGTCCGAGCGCGGCCGAGCAAGGGCCGAGGGGCCCGCCGGGCCGGCGCCGCTATGGCGGCCGTGTTTGACCTGGACCTGGAGACGGAGGAAGGCAGCGAGGGCGAGCCAGAGGTCAGCCCCTCGGTGAGTGGTCCTCCTGGGCGCGGCTCGATCCCGGAGCCGATCCCACCCCCTAGGCGGTGGAATGGCGCTGGCTTCCCCCCAGCCGGTGTCTCAGATCCCGGCCCCCATTAAGTTCTGACCCATCCTCACCCACCCTGACCTGTCTTCCAggtccccagccctccccctggTTCTCCCTTTTCTGCCCTCGGCCTCTCCTCCCCAGTGCTGGCCCGTCGCCCCCTAGCTCCCATTCCTGACCCCCTCCTCTCCCGGGCCAAGTAGTCCAGCTTGAGGGGGAGGGCTCCTGGTACCTTCCTTGGCTCTTACCCCTCGGTTTCTCACAGGACGTGTGGCCCCATGGCGAGTTGAGGGCGGCTGGCCTGGAGTGAGTGCGGgttgtgttggggggggggggcggtgtgcagGGAGGGAAAGGGCTGGGGCGAACTGGAGCCTTGCCCCCATTAACCTCTTGCGTCAATAGGCCTGTGGGACACTGCGAGGAGGTGGAGTTAACGGAGACCAGTGTGAACCTGGGCCCCGAGCGCATCGGGCCCCACTGCTTTGAGCTGCTGCGTGTGCTGGGCAAGGGGGGCTATGGCAAGGTACtggcccttctcccctgctggtctccctgcctcagtCTCGCAGCAGCAGAGGGTCTCAAAACAAATTAGACTTGTAGATCACTAGAGCCTCTGTAGCTCTCTGGGGTAAAAACATAAAGGAGGGAAAGGCAAATCCTCCCAGAGTCTGCCCCGACCTCTTTCCTGCCCCACCCTTGGGTGGGCCTTGGCCTCTCGCTCTCAAGGCCGGGGCTTTAGGGTGGAGCTTTGTGAAGGCAGGCTATGGAGAGGGAGGTTAATCCTGTCTCCCCTGCCCTACAGGTGTTCCAAGTTCGAAAGGTGCAGGGCACCAATTTGGGAAAAATATATGCCATGAAAGTCCTGAGGAAGGTGAGTCATTTGTTCAGCCAGCAAGTCCTTACTCGGTGGCTGCCATTCCCCACGCACTCTTCCAGGCTTTGGGAAGACACTAGTGAACGTGATGGTGGAAACGGTGCCAGTCTTGGGCATTTGCCAGCTTATTGTCCATTGCGGTTATATGATTGTATAGTAGTTCTCGCCTATGGGCTGTTTCGCCTCCCAGGGGACATGTGGCAATTTCCACATTTTTGAGTCACAGCTGGAGAGGGTGCCCCTGGCATCCAGTAGGTAGAGGCCCGGGACGCTGTTAAACATCCTCCGATGTACAAGACGGCGCCCACGACAAAGAATTACCTGCCCCAAATGCCATCCGTGCCGAAGTGGAGATATACCCCTAGAGGATAAATCAGTCCTTGAGAAGGATGACCGTCATTAGCGGGATTGTGAAGAAATACAATGGAGTGAGACAGGGTGGCGGAAGGGTAATGGCTGCAGGGACTAAAGGAGCCCGAGGCACCCACCTTCTGACCGTGATCCCCGCCTCTTCAGGCCAAAATTGTGCGCAACGCCAAGGACACAGCACACACGCGGGCTGAACGGAACATTCTAGAGTCAGTGAAGCACCCCTTCATTGTGGAACTTGCCTATGCCTTCCAGACCGGTGGCAAACTCTACCTCATCCTCGAGTGCCTCAGTGGTATGAGCGCGGGCCCAGCGGGGGAACCAGGGCCAGGGAACCAGCCAGGAAGCACTGGGAACTCTGGGGAAGCCCGCAGAGATGTGGTGTGTAGAATGGCTAGGGGGCCCCCACActcatccatccgtctgtccatccatcccttCATCCGTCCgcccgtccgtccgtccatccatccatccatccatccattcattcagcaaacgtCTGTCCAGCACCTCTTGTGTCCCTCCCCTGTATTGGGGGTAGACGGGAACAGTGGCAGTTCGTACAGAAACCCAGGGGCTTGTTTTGTCCACATCCACCACCCCTTCATGTCCTGCTCCTCTCTCCCGGGTGCCCTGTGTCCCATCAGGTCCCAGATCCAGCTGGTTCATCCTTGGCAGTGTCCTCCATCATCTCCACTCTCTTGAGGGGAGGGCATGAGTCACAGTTGTTTCCAAACCGGGCCTGAGGCCTTCAGCTCACCCTCTTCCTAATGTCTCCTCCACGAACTCCCAGGGTGCTCGTCGTGCCGGCATGCAATTGTCCCCAACACTCACAGTCATGGCTCCTTGTAACTGCTCAGATCAGCCTGGCCTCCTTGGCCTGGTGCCCCCTGCTGGCCACGAAGTGGTGGGGCCTGACCCCTCCCCCTGTCCCATCTGCACCAGATGGGCCCTGTGAGCTCCAGTATCTGTGTCTGTCTCAGCGTCCCCTTAATTCTCATTGCTACCGTGGGCTGTGTCCCCTCACATTGGGAGTAATTTTGCCGCCTCTGTGAGATTTTTTGGGTTAAGCTCTTGGAGCTGTTGCCTCAGTCTGGCATGTTAGAGCAcctgtgtgcatgtctgtctccCCATTAGACTGAGCGTCCTGAGGGCAATGGCTGGGTCTCttcatctctgtgtccccagcttcacccagcacagggccagacacCGAGTAGGCGTCGGTAGATGTttgctgaattgaattgaatccCCACGGCAGCTCTGTGAGGCAGGTAGGGCCGGAATTATGAGTCCCACTCTCCCCAAGaagaaaccaagattcagagCGCGAAGGCACTTGCTCCCAGCACACAGCTGCTGACGTGTTTGTGTCGCAGGCGGTGAGCTCTTCACGCATCTGGAGCGAGAGGGCATCTTCCTGGAAGACACGGCCTGGTAGGTATTACTTCTTGCCTCTCCTGAGGGGCTCCAGGGATCCCCTCTCCCCAGAGAAAGCCCCACCCCTACCTTTGCCTTCACCCTGTCCTGTCTCTGCAGTTTCTACCTGGCAGAGATCACGCTGGCCCTGGGCCATCTGCACTCCCAAGGCATCATCTACCGGGACCTCAAACCTGAGAACATCATGCTCAGCAGCCAGGGTGCGCATGCGCGCGTGCACCCTGCCCCCCGCAGCTGCGAGGCGGGTCAGAATCTGCCGGGAGGGCCGAGGAGCACCGTGCAGTGAGCCAGGGCCCTGACCACCCTCTCCAACATCTTCCCCAGGCCACATCAAACTGACAGACTTTGGACTCTGCAAGGAGTCGATCCATGAGGGCGCCGTCACCCACACCTTCTGTGGCACCATTGAGTACATGTGGGTGGTAGCTGGCTGGGACCAGGGGTGGGGAGAACTGCCAGGAAAGGCCTGGCCGGGCTGATGGTTTCACCCGTCCCCTCAGGGCCCCTGAGATTCTGGTGCGCAGTGGCCACAACCGGGCGGTGGACTGGTGGAGCCTGGGGGCCCTGATGTACGACATGCTCACTGGATCGGCAAGTCCAGCCTccttgggaggaggggaggggggacaggggtgggagggggtcccCATCCCGgccaggggcagggcctggggtgaAGCCCGCAAGTCTCCTCTCACCGTCTGCTTTCTCCAGCCACCCTTCACTGCGGAGAACCGGAAGAAAACCATGGACAAGATCATCAAAGGGAAGCTGACACTGCCCCCCTACCTCACCCCGGATGCCCGGGACCTCGTCAAAAAGGTGggctccgggggcgcctgggggcgctcagtcagttaagcgtccagactcttgatttcagctcaggtcatgatcttacggttcatgagttcgagccccagtgcagagcctgcttgggattctctttctctctctcagaataaatgaataaacttaaaaaaaaaaaaaaggggggggggtgttgggctccctcctgcccctggtCCAGCCTCCATGTCTTCTAGGCCCCGTACGGGGTCCTCTGGGCTGTGCGACACCCCCACTTGTGCAGTATGCCTTTGGGATGAAGCGGCACCTGCTTTGGGTTCCAAGACACCGAGCTTGTGCCTTAGCTCTGTTGTAGACCAGCTGCTGACCCTGTACACATTTGTAGTCCAAGTTCTCATCAGCCAAAGAAAACATTCATGATGAGCTAGCTGCTCTCCCATCACGAAGGCAATCATTAGGGATAAAAGTGGGAAGGGTGGGTTTGGAGACTGGATCCCTGCTGGAGTGCCCTGGAGTGATCCCGGTGACCAGGTGCCTTAACGAAGGCTTCAGGGCAGAGGGCCCATTGGACCAAGTTTGGAAGTCCTAGGGTGGCCCGTAGGTGGAGACCCAACTCCAGAggccttctccctcctccacccttccccgccccagccagcccccaggaACACAGGGGAACACACAGTCAGTGTCTATCCCCCAGaccctcaccctctgccctcgCCCCGCAGTTTCTGAAGCGGAATCCCAGCCAACGGATGGGTGGCGGCCCAGGAGACGCTGCTGATGTGCAGGTGGGTCTGGGACCATCAGGAGAGGGCGGGGCTGAGCCCCCAAAGGAcagggggcaggcagggcctTAGGGCAGACGGAGTTACTGAGGGAGCCGAAGAGGGTGAAATGGTGGTGTTTGGGGGCACTCTACCCACAGAGACACCCCTTCTTCCGACACATTAATTGGGATGACCTCCTGGCTCGCCGCGTAGACCCCCCTTTCAGGCCCTGTCTGGTGAGTAGAGGTCCCACCGGactgggggcaggtggagggcccATCTTGGACGCTCCCTGACCCCTCCTCCCCATTCGGGTCGCTCACAGCAGTCAGAGGAGGACGTGAGCCAGTTTGACATCCACTTCACACGGCAGACGCCAGTGGACAGTCCAGATGATACGGCCCTCAGTGAGAGCGCCAACCAGGCCTTCCTGGTGAGGTCCTTTGTGGCCCGAGGGTTATGGGGACACGGGAAGGATTGTGGCTAAGGAGTGGGGGATGCTGAGCGTTGCCCAGCCCTGCCTTGCACCTCCTTCCCAGGGCTTCACGTACGTGGCACCCTCCGTCCTGGACAGCAGCAAGGAGGGCTTCTCCTTCCAGCCCAAGCTACGCTCCCCCAGGCGCCTGAACAGCAGCCCCCGGACCCCGGTCAGGTAccacagggcagaagggagggtgTAGCTGGAGCAGGAGGCCAGTTCTAGCTTTGGCTCTGCCCCGTCCACCCCAGGGCTGCCTTGGCTGAATCTCAGTGCTAGCCTCTGCTTTGTCATCTACCACCGGGGACCCCTCGTGGCACAGGCTGCCTGGCTGGGCACCTGACCTCATAGTCCGTGTGCCCAGGCAGGTGGGGAGGTTGGCCCTCTGACCCCAGTGCCGGTAGGTGCTGACTCAGCCTTGGTTTTCCCTGCAGCCCCCTGAAATTCTCACCCTTTGAGGGATTCCGGCCCAGCCCTGGCCCATTGGAGCCCACGGAGTCCCCTCTACCTCCTCTcctgccaccaccaccgccaccctcgagctctgcccccctccccatccgACCCCCCTCAGGGACCAAGAAGTCTAAGAGGGGCCGTGGGCGCCCTGGGCGCTAGGAGGACGGATGGCTGTGAGGGCAAGCGGGACCCTGGGCCAGTTCCAGAGGCCTGGAGGTGTGTCCAAGAGTACaggagtgagtgtgtgtgagagtgtgtctCTGTTGGGGGTGGCTGTGCCCCTGGACCATGCCCACAGAGGGCCACAGGCTGTGGCTGTCAGTGGAATGGCCTTGCCGCCCAGCTGGCCTCCTGCAGTTGAGCTGTGCCCTTAGCGaattaaaatattgaatcatGGCACTGACCTGGCTCTTGAACTTGGATTTCTGGGGGCAGGAGTGGGTGGGGTGGCGCCGGGAGGAGCCCCTGCTAAGAGATGGAAAGGGTCGCTATAGGACCACAGAGCCACAGGGCTGGAGGGCTTTTATTTAAGGTGGCTGCCCAGTGCCCATAGGGATGGGTGGCCTTCCTGATGGGGACAGGGATGCACGGCTCTGGGGACCGAATGGGTGGGGGAGTGATAGTCTGAGACTCTCCATCTGGGGATGTGGGCGACAGTGGGTCCAGGGCAGGCTGTGTCCAAGCGGCCGTGGCGGCTTTGGGAAGCAGAGGCACGGCGACGGGGATGTGACACCACGCGGGCTCCTACAGTGCGGTGACGTGGAGGCCCTGGCCCTCGGGCGCTTCAGCGCTGTCATCCCAGGCCGCGCTGCCAGCAAAGGCGTGAAGGTCACTCAGCAGGGCCTCAGCGCTGCCCCCTGAGCCCGCCGGCCCCTGGGAGCTGAGGCCCAGGCCCCCGTCGGCGTTACTGTCACGTGCTTCCTCAGTGGGCTCTGCCGCCTGCCGTGGGCCGGGCCCCTCTCCGCATGGCTGGTCCTCGTCCCGGGACTGTGTCTCCCCCAGGCCTCCGACCAGGTGGTAGTCCTCTTCCTCGTCCTGCTCGTCCTGCTGCTGCTCTGGGTCCTCATCGGGTGACCCCAGCTCAACCCGGGCCCGGAGCCAGCGGCCTGGCGGGCTGGCCCAGAGCAGGCGGCGCGTGCGGCCCCACAGGGCGGCGCCCAGGCGGGCCGGGTGGTAGTAGCCCCCCGAGTCGCGGCTGAGGCGGCGCCAGGCCAGCGCCAGGCCGGTGgccagcaggagcagcagcaggagcagcagcagcacgaCCGTGCCAGAGCTGGGGCCCTCGCCGTCCGAGGCGCCGCTGCCCGAGCACAGGACCCCTGGCAGGGCCAGCAGTGTCCCAAGCCCTAGGGCACAGGGCAGGTCCTGCGGGGAGACAGGCGGGGGCTCGTCACCGgggctgggcggggagggggggagttgGTGCCTGGGTCCTCAATTGCCTCTTGGGCACAATGGGGACAGTCAAGCAGAAAAACCCAAGTCCTTAGCAGGGCCCCGGTCCTTTGAGATCCGGCCACGGAGCCTCTGATGCCCTGCCCTCGCCACCCCACCTGCGCTGTACGAGCCTGCGCCTGCCAGGGGACCGTGTGCTGCCTGGTC
Proteins encoded in this window:
- the RPS6KB2 gene encoding ribosomal protein S6 kinase beta-2 isoform X2; the encoded protein is MAAVFDLDLETEEGSEGEPEVSPSDVWPHGELRAAGLEPVGHCEEVELTETSVNLGPERIGPHCFELLRVLGKGGYGKVFQVRKVQGTNLGKIYAMKVLRKAKIVRNAKDTAHTRAERNILESVKHPFIVELAYAFQTGGKLYLILECLSGGELFTHLEREGIFLEDTACFYLAEITLALGHLHSQGIIYRDLKPENIMLSSQGHIKLTDFGLCKESIHEGAVTHTFCGTIEYMAPEILVRSGHNRAVDWWSLGALMYDMLTGSASPASLGGGEGGQGWEGVPIPARGRAWGEARKSPLTVCFLQPPFTAENRKKTMDKIIKGKLTLPPYLTPDARDLVKKFLKRNPSQRMGGGPGDAADVQRHPFFRHINWDDLLARRVDPPFRPCLSEEDVSQFDIHFTRQTPVDSPDDTALSESANQAFLPCLAPPSQGFTYVAPSVLDSSKEGFSFQPKLRSPRRLNSSPRTPVSPLKFSPFEGFRPSPGPLEPTESPLPPLLPPPPPPSSSAPLPIRPPSGTKKSKRGRGRPGR
- the RPS6KB2 gene encoding ribosomal protein S6 kinase beta-2 isoform X6, with protein sequence MAAVFDLDLETEEGSEGEPEVSPSDVWPHGELRAAGLEPVGHCEEVELTETSVNLGPERIGPHCFELLRVLGKGGYGKVFQVRKVQGTNLGKIYAMKVLRKAKIVRNAKDTAHTRAERNILESVKHPFIVELAYAFQTGGKLYLILECLSGGELFTHLEREGIFLEDTACFYLAEITLALGHLHSQGIIYRDLKPENIMLSSQGHIKLTDFGLCKESIHEGAVTHTFCGTIEYMAPEILVRSGHNRAVDWWSLGALMYDMLTGSPPFTAENRKKTMDKIIKGKLTLPPYLTPDARDLVKKFLKRNPSQRMGGGPGDAADVQRHPFFRHINWDDLLARRVDPPFRPCLQSEEDVSQFDIHFTRQTPVDSPDDTALSESANQAFLGFTYVAPSVLDSSKEGFSFQPKLRSPRRLNSSPRTPVSPLKFSPFEGFRPSPGPLEPTESPLPPLLPPPPPPSSSAPLPIRPPSGTKKSKRGRGRPGR
- the RPS6KB2 gene encoding ribosomal protein S6 kinase beta-2 isoform X8; translated protein: MAAVFDLDLETEEGSEGEPEVSPSVFQVRKVQGTNLGKIYAMKVLRKAKIVRNAKDTAHTRAERNILESVKHPFIVELAYAFQTGGKLYLILECLSGGELFTHLEREGIFLEDTACFYLAEITLALGHLHSQGIIYRDLKPENIMLSSQGHIKLTDFGLCKESIHEGAVTHTFCGTIEYMAPEILVRSGHNRAVDWWSLGALMYDMLTGSASPASLGGGEGGQGWEGVPIPARGRAWGEARKSPLTVCFLQPPFTAENRKKTMDKIIKGKLTLPPYLTPDARDLVKKFLKRNPSQRMGGGPGDAADVQRHPFFRHINWDDLLARRVDPPFRPCLQSEEDVSQFDIHFTRQTPVDSPDDTALSESANQAFLPCLAPPSQGFTYVAPSVLDSSKEGFSFQPKLRSPRRLNSSPRTPVSPLKFSPFEGFRPSPGPLEPTESPLPPLLPPPPPPSSSAPLPIRPPSGTKKSKRGRGRPGR
- the RPS6KB2 gene encoding ribosomal protein S6 kinase beta-2 isoform X5 encodes the protein MAAVFDLDLETEEGSEGEPEVSPSDVWPHGELRAAGLEPVGHCEEVELTETSVNLGPERIGPHCFELLRVLGKGGYGKVFQVRKVQGTNLGKIYAMKVLRKAKIVRNAKDTAHTRAERNILESVKHPFIVELAYAFQTGGKLYLILECLSGGELFTHLEREGIFLEDTACFYLAEITLALGHLHSQGIIYRDLKPENIMLSSQGHIKLTDFGLCKESIHEGAVTHTFCGTIEYMAPEILVRSGHNRAVDWWSLGALMYDMLTGSPPFTAENRKKTMDKIIKGKLTLPPYLTPDARDLVKKFLKRNPSQRMGGGPGDAADVQRHPFFRHINWDDLLARRVDPPFRPCLQSEEDVSQFDIHFTRQTPVDSPDDTALSESANQAFLPCLAPPSQGFTYVAPSVLDSSKEGFSFQPKLRSPRRLNSSPRTPVSPLKFSPFEGFRPSPGPLEPTESPLPPLLPPPPPPSSSAPLPIRPPSGTKKSKRGRGRPGR
- the RPS6KB2 gene encoding ribosomal protein S6 kinase beta-2 isoform X3, with amino-acid sequence MAAVFDLDLETEEGSEGEPEVSPSDVWPHGELRAAGLEPVGHCEEVELTETSVNLGPERIGPHCFELLRVLGKGGYGKVFQVRKVQGTNLGKIYAMKVLRKAKIVRNAKDTAHTRAERNILESVKHPFIVELAYAFQTGGKLYLILECLSGGELFTHLEREGIFLEDTACFYLAEITLALGHLHSQGIIYRDLKPENIMLSSQGHIKLTDFGLCKESIHEGAVTHTFCGTIEYMAPEILVRSGHNRAVDWWSLGALMYDMLTGSASPASLGGGEGGQGWEGVPIPARGRAWGEARKSPLTVCFLQPPFTAENRKKTMDKIIKGKLTLPPYLTPDARDLVKKFLKRNPSQRMGGGPGDAADVQRHPFFRHINWDDLLARRVDPPFRPCLQSEEDVSQFDIHFTRQTPVDSPDDTALSESANQAFLGFTYVAPSVLDSSKEGFSFQPKLRSPRRLNSSPRTPVSPLKFSPFEGFRPSPGPLEPTESPLPPLLPPPPPPSSSAPLPIRPPSGTKKSKRGRGRPGR
- the RPS6KB2 gene encoding ribosomal protein S6 kinase beta-2 isoform X7, which gives rise to MAAVFDLDLETEEGSEGEPEVSPSDVWPHGELRAAGLEPVGHCEEVELTETSVNLGPERIGPHCFELLRVLGKGGYGKVFQVRKVQGTNLGKIYAMKVLRKAKIVRNAKDTAHTRAERNILESVKHPFIVELAYAFQTGGKLYLILECLSGGELFTHLEREGIFLEDTACFYLAEITLALGHLHSQGIIYRDLKPENIMLSSQGHIKLTDFGLCKESIHEGAVTHTFCGTIEYMAPEILVRSGHNRAVDWWSLGALMYDMLTGSPPFTAENRKKTMDKIIKGKLTLPPYLTPDARDLVKKFLKRNPSQRMGGGPGDAADVQRHPFFRHINWDDLLARRVDPPFRPCLSEEDVSQFDIHFTRQTPVDSPDDTALSESANQAFLGFTYVAPSVLDSSKEGFSFQPKLRSPRRLNSSPRTPVSPLKFSPFEGFRPSPGPLEPTESPLPPLLPPPPPPSSSAPLPIRPPSGTKKSKRGRGRPGR
- the RPS6KB2 gene encoding ribosomal protein S6 kinase beta-2 isoform X9, which produces MAAVFDLDLETEEGSEGEPEVSPSVFQVRKVQGTNLGKIYAMKVLRKAKIVRNAKDTAHTRAERNILESVKHPFIVELAYAFQTGGKLYLILECLSGGELFTHLEREGIFLEDTACFYLAEITLALGHLHSQGIIYRDLKPENIMLSSQGHIKLTDFGLCKESIHEGAVTHTFCGTIEYMAPEILVRSGHNRAVDWWSLGALMYDMLTGSPPFTAENRKKTMDKIIKGKLTLPPYLTPDARDLVKKFLKRNPSQRMGGGPGDAADVQRHPFFRHINWDDLLARRVDPPFRPCLQSEEDVSQFDIHFTRQTPVDSPDDTALSESANQAFLGFTYVAPSVLDSSKEGFSFQPKLRSPRRLNSSPRTPVSPLKFSPFEGFRPSPGPLEPTESPLPPLLPPPPPPSSSAPLPIRPPSGTKKSKRGRGRPGR
- the RPS6KB2 gene encoding ribosomal protein S6 kinase beta-2 isoform X1; its protein translation is MAAVFDLDLETEEGSEGEPEVSPSDVWPHGELRAAGLEPVGHCEEVELTETSVNLGPERIGPHCFELLRVLGKGGYGKVFQVRKVQGTNLGKIYAMKVLRKAKIVRNAKDTAHTRAERNILESVKHPFIVELAYAFQTGGKLYLILECLSGGELFTHLEREGIFLEDTACFYLAEITLALGHLHSQGIIYRDLKPENIMLSSQGHIKLTDFGLCKESIHEGAVTHTFCGTIEYMAPEILVRSGHNRAVDWWSLGALMYDMLTGSASPASLGGGEGGQGWEGVPIPARGRAWGEARKSPLTVCFLQPPFTAENRKKTMDKIIKGKLTLPPYLTPDARDLVKKFLKRNPSQRMGGGPGDAADVQRHPFFRHINWDDLLARRVDPPFRPCLQSEEDVSQFDIHFTRQTPVDSPDDTALSESANQAFLPCLAPPSQGFTYVAPSVLDSSKEGFSFQPKLRSPRRLNSSPRTPVSPLKFSPFEGFRPSPGPLEPTESPLPPLLPPPPPPSSSAPLPIRPPSGTKKSKRGRGRPGR
- the RPS6KB2 gene encoding ribosomal protein S6 kinase beta-2 isoform X4; its protein translation is MAAVFDLDLETEEGSEGEPEVSPSDVWPHGELRAAGLEPVGHCEEVELTETSVNLGPERIGPHCFELLRVLGKGGYGKVFQVRKVQGTNLGKIYAMKVLRKAKIVRNAKDTAHTRAERNILESVKHPFIVELAYAFQTGGKLYLILECLSGGELFTHLEREGIFLEDTACFYLAEITLALGHLHSQGIIYRDLKPENIMLSSQGHIKLTDFGLCKESIHEGAVTHTFCGTIEYMAPEILVRSGHNRAVDWWSLGALMYDMLTGSASPASLGGGEGGQGWEGVPIPARGRAWGEARKSPLTVCFLQPPFTAENRKKTMDKIIKGKLTLPPYLTPDARDLVKKFLKRNPSQRMGGGPGDAADVQRHPFFRHINWDDLLARRVDPPFRPCLSEEDVSQFDIHFTRQTPVDSPDDTALSESANQAFLGFTYVAPSVLDSSKEGFSFQPKLRSPRRLNSSPRTPVSPLKFSPFEGFRPSPGPLEPTESPLPPLLPPPPPPSSSAPLPIRPPSGTKKSKRGRGRPGR
- the LOC122484055 gene encoding protein tyrosine phosphatase receptor type C-associated protein, which produces MDLPCALGLGTLLALPGVLCSGSGASDGEGPSSGTVVLLLLLLLLLLATGLALAWRRLSRDSGGYYHPARLGAALWGRTRRLLWASPPGRWLRARVELGSPDEDPEQQQDEQDEEEDYHLVGGLGETQSRDEDQPCGEGPGPRQAAEPTEEARDSNADGGLGLSSQGPAGSGGSAEALLSDLHAFAGSAAWDDSAEAPEGQGLHVTAL